One part of the Microcoleus sp. bin38.metabat.b11b12b14.051 genome encodes these proteins:
- a CDS encoding multidrug efflux SMR transporter — translation MPIPKPDYSVSWIYLMLAIILEAAGTIYMKFSEGFTKVVPSILMLIFYGISFIFLNLAIKKLDVSVAYSIFSGLGIALVAIGGILFFKDPITIFRIGSISLIILGVIILNLTGLSH, via the coding sequence ATGCCGATACCAAAGCCAGATTATTCTGTAAGCTGGATTTATCTAATGCTTGCCATCATTTTAGAAGCAGCAGGTACTATTTATATGAAATTCTCTGAAGGTTTCACAAAAGTAGTCCCCTCGATTTTAATGCTAATTTTTTATGGAATTAGTTTTATATTTTTAAATTTAGCTATTAAAAAGCTAGATGTGAGCGTAGCTTATTCAATTTTCTCCGGGTTGGGAATTGCTCTTGTTGCCATTGGAGGTATTTTATTTTTTAAAGACCCCATCACAATTTTTAGAATTGGTTCCATTTCTCTAATCATCCTCGGTGTGATTATTTTGAATCTTACAGGTTTATCTCATTAA
- a CDS encoding DNA polymerase III subunit gamma/tau, whose protein sequence is MTYEPLHHKYRPQTFAELVGQEAIAQTLTSAILQQRIAPAYLFTGPRGTGKTSSARIFAKSLNCISTGAPTPTPCGKCNVCQEIARGSTLDVIEIDAASNTGVDNIRDLIERSQFSPVQCRYKVYVIDEVHMLSNQAFNALLKTLEEPPDRVVFVLATTDPQRVLQTIISRCQKFDFRRIPLDSMTAHLHKIAQLENINIANDAVKMVAQIAQGGLRDAESLLDQLSLFPDRITVEKVWDLVGAVPENDLLELLQAIENDNATALIDMTRHLMDRGREPLIVLQSLASFYRDLLVASSAPKRSDLVALTAETWQKLCDLARNWNAELILASQKHLQTHEAQIKNTTQPRLWLEVTLLGLLPSAIRTQQQPTAAPAPNMTKSSQNLGSQTSPVEQPAAAKPQNQPPGPPPVVDRPESTPSAPISEAIPTPETNYSPTNSADEIDLNRVWQQVLDRIRPHGTQSLLRQHGQLVILNHDTAHVKISSQPLLNMVKDKVPNIEEAFLQVFNRRIAVKVAVTNPAASNSSRAQDLPNSDAPVAENQRNFPPAGETNQQVENSAISDRVDNFLGDEEEEQKDSWAPENTPTKLQNTSEPQRETNSSTNSQNDINALAVAVRADALSVANTANQWANLFEGQAVDLSDDLEMWESGSFTLESEPDFPELSAGVDGDDFIDW, encoded by the coding sequence GTGACCTACGAACCCCTGCACCACAAATATCGCCCCCAGACTTTTGCCGAATTAGTCGGTCAAGAGGCGATCGCCCAAACCCTCACCAGCGCCATCTTGCAACAGCGCATAGCACCAGCATATCTATTCACCGGCCCCAGAGGCACCGGTAAAACCTCTAGTGCCAGAATTTTCGCCAAATCGCTCAACTGTATTTCTACCGGCGCCCCCACCCCAACACCCTGCGGCAAATGCAACGTTTGTCAAGAAATTGCCAGAGGTTCAACACTAGATGTCATCGAAATAGACGCCGCCAGCAACACCGGAGTAGACAACATTCGGGACTTGATCGAGCGATCGCAATTTTCCCCCGTACAGTGCCGCTATAAAGTATATGTAATCGACGAAGTTCATATGCTCAGCAACCAAGCATTTAATGCCTTATTAAAAACATTAGAAGAACCACCCGATCGCGTCGTATTCGTCCTCGCCACAACCGACCCCCAAAGAGTATTACAAACAATCATTTCTCGCTGCCAAAAATTCGACTTCCGCCGGATTCCCCTCGACTCAATGACCGCCCACCTGCACAAAATTGCCCAATTAGAAAACATCAATATTGCGAACGATGCCGTAAAAATGGTGGCTCAAATCGCCCAAGGAGGACTGCGAGATGCCGAAAGCTTGCTCGACCAACTCAGCTTATTTCCCGATCGCATAACAGTCGAAAAAGTTTGGGATTTAGTCGGCGCCGTCCCCGAAAATGACTTGCTAGAACTGCTGCAAGCCATAGAAAACGATAACGCTACAGCATTAATAGACATGACCCGCCACCTGATGGATCGCGGTCGGGAACCGCTAATTGTGCTGCAAAGTCTCGCCAGCTTTTACCGAGATTTGCTTGTAGCTTCATCTGCACCGAAGCGCTCAGATTTAGTAGCTTTAACCGCTGAAACTTGGCAAAAACTATGCGATTTAGCCCGTAACTGGAATGCAGAGTTAATTTTGGCAAGTCAGAAACACTTGCAAACCCACGAAGCGCAAATTAAAAACACCACTCAGCCGCGATTGTGGCTGGAAGTAACGCTGTTGGGATTGTTGCCCTCAGCCATTAGAACCCAGCAGCAACCAACAGCCGCACCAGCCCCAAATATGACTAAATCTTCTCAAAATTTGGGCAGTCAAACATCCCCGGTAGAACAGCCTGCCGCAGCCAAACCTCAAAATCAGCCACCTGGGCCGCCACCTGTGGTCGATCGCCCAGAAAGCACCCCCAGCGCACCGATTTCCGAAGCAATACCAACCCCAGAAACAAATTATTCACCGACTAATTCAGCCGATGAAATCGATTTAAATCGAGTGTGGCAACAGGTACTCGATCGCATCAGGCCGCACGGCACTCAATCGCTGCTCCGCCAACACGGGCAGCTAGTAATTCTCAACCATGATACTGCCCATGTTAAAATTAGTTCGCAGCCGTTACTCAATATGGTCAAAGACAAAGTACCGAATATTGAAGAAGCTTTTTTACAAGTATTTAACCGTCGCATAGCAGTCAAAGTAGCAGTGACAAATCCCGCTGCCAGCAATAGTTCTCGCGCCCAGGATTTGCCAAATTCTGACGCACCTGTAGCCGAAAATCAGAGAAATTTTCCTCCGGCAGGTGAGACTAACCAACAGGTGGAGAACTCGGCGATTTCTGACAGGGTAGACAATTTTTTGGGGGATGAAGAAGAAGAGCAAAAAGACTCCTGGGCCCCCGAAAATACCCCTACCAAGCTGCAAAATACTTCTGAACCCCAGCGCGAGACAAACAGCTCTACAAACTCTCAGAATGACATAAATGCTCTGGCTGTAGCGGTGCGGGCTGATGCTTTATCAGTCGCGAATACGGCTAACCAATGGGCTAATTTATTTGAGGGACAAGCAGTCGATTTGTCCGATGACTTAGAAATGTGGGAGTCGGGGAGTTTTACGTTGGAATCGGAACCGGATTTTCCTGAGTTGTCTGCTGGAGTTGATGGCGATGATTTTATAGATTGGTAA